From Myxocyprinus asiaticus isolate MX2 ecotype Aquarium Trade chromosome 25, UBuf_Myxa_2, whole genome shotgun sequence, one genomic window encodes:
- the LOC127416462 gene encoding vertnin-like isoform X2 → MIQREEVVLSFLGELQEATECGGLDVLTKLAVEVEQVLAPFHLPTALCTEISSWLGIDSVAHRLYPADAPAGLLPLVCKGEGNLLFDAASMLLVGSTSLSLELQVRTVVEMLLWKQYYLCGMIDSKVMLQAARFSLCAEETQDMLNLSIQVLEAIFDADVKASCFPGSFANMWHVYALASVLQCNVYSVYPMYNLKIRPYFNRLIRPRTWLKDTEPLTLHIMWSGELEAGSVFKPHNFVALIHASDIKIGSPNSEPRMPPVMSQELLSQDSQMTYSNLKDKFNITKSTFYRWKKQSIEYHKKSVARYEAKHFFLTSYKQGNVIPLSQFKELFPEIPRSTYYAWKQELVSTWSNSGSSAGELSPGDSTEQDYWSSPEVKKTPSHGSFASMLAFRCEKWEGERAQNVSLMQEAKKSLQNCIVRKTSFPYRIFKRRFPGISRSTYYNWRREAMLFNPLKELSSPEESSDADKTQSPRSLLSPKLEWRKLTSRVRISRHKQKSLRLAYLQKKTLREEAKMHVQRISFIKFKLKFPLVSSLFYWLWRHSWNRKIEKPIMKSETEKFQGQAVSQNVTEKISQGMFSFDENIDCLTGQTVTLPEFTLPEYSLPDKSRNEQMFVMDAVALANFKAKAKLFLQQRFEKKSFPTFKEFRSYFPLTPRSTYYMWKRALHHGVPLVHA, encoded by the coding sequence ATGATTCAGAGGGAAGAGGTGGTGCTCTCATTCTTGGGGGAGCTGCAGGAGGCCACAGAATGTGGTGGCCTTGATGTCCTCACTAAACTTGCTGTGGAGGTGGAGCAGGTCCTAGCTCCTTTCCATCTTCCAACAGCACTCTGCACTGAGATCTCCTCATGGCTGGGCATTGACTCTGTAGCTCACAGACTGTATCCAGCAGATGCACCAGCTGGTTTACTTCCTCTAGTTTGCAAAGGAGAGGGGAACCTGCTGTTTGATGCTGCTAGCATGCTTCTGGTGGGCTCTACCAGCCTGAGCTTGGAGCTGCAAGTCAGGACTGTGGTGGAGATGCTGCTTTGGAAGCAATACTACCTATGTGGTATGATCGACTCAAAGGTGATGCTGCAGGCAGCCAGGTTTTCCCTCTGTGCAGAGGAAACTCAGGATATGCTTAATCTTTCAATTCAGGTGCTGGAGGCTATCTTTGATGCAGATGTCAAGGCCTCCTGTTTTCCAGGCTCATTCGCGAACATGTGGCATGTGTATGCTCTGGCTTCTGTACTGCAGTGCAACGTTTATTCTGTTTATCCCATGTACAATTTAAAGATTCGGCCCTATTTCAATCGACTCATTCGGCCGAGGACATGGTTGAAAGACACTGAGCCCTTGACCCTTCACATCATGTGGTCAGGTGAACTGGAGGCAGGCTCTGTTTTTAAACCCCACAACTTTGTGGCCTTGATTCACGCAAGTGACATCAAAATTGGAAGTCCCAACAGTGAGCCGCGAATGCCCCCTGTTATGTCCCAGGAGCTTCTAAGTCAGGATTctcaaatgacttactccaaccTTAAAGACAAATTCAACATCACAAAGAGCACCTTTTACCGGTGGAAGAAGCAAAGCATTGAGTACCACAAAAAGTCAGTGGCCAGGTATGAGGCCAAACATTTTTTCTTGACCTCCTACAAGCAAGGGAATGTCATTCCCCTCAGCCAGTTTAAAGAGCTTTTCCCAGAAATTCCAAGATCCACATACTATGCATGGAAACAAGAGCTTGTGTCCACTTGGAGCAACTCGGGCAGCTCTGCAGGGGAGCTGAGTCCTGGCGACAGCACTGAGCAGGACTACTGGTCCTCACCAGAGGTCAAGAAAACACCCAGCCACGGGAGCTTTGCCAGTATGTTGGCATTTAGATGTGAGAAATGGGAAGGTGAACGGGCTCAAAATGTGTCCTTAATGCAAGAGGCCAAGAAGAGCCTGCAGAACTGCATTGTTAGAAAAACCTCCTTCCCTTATAGAATTTTTAAAAGAAGGTTTCCTGGCATCTCCAGATCCACATACTACAACTGGAGGAGGGAAGCTATGTTGTTCAATCCCTTAAAAGAGCTCTCCTCTCCGGAGGAAAGCTCAGATGCTGATAAAACCCAGAGTCCAAGAAGTCTGCTGTCTCCTAAGTTAGAGTGGCGGAAATTGACATCTAGAGTGAGGATCTCCAGGCACAAGCAAAAAAGCCTGAGGCTGGCTTACCTCCAGAAGAAAACATTACGAGAAGAGGCCAAAATGCATGTTCAGAGAATATCCTTTATCAAATTCAAACTCAAGTTCCCTTTGGTTTCCTCTTTGTTCTACTGGCTTTGGAGACATTCTTGGAACAGGAAAATTGAGAAGCCAATCATGAAGTCTGAGACGGAGAAATTTCAAGGCCAGgctgtctcacaaaatgttacTGAAAAGATAAGTCAAGGAATGTTttcttttgatgaaaacataGACTGCCTGACTGGACAGACAGTTACCCTGCCTGAATTCACACTGCCTGAATACTCTCTGCCAGACAAGTCCAGGAATGAACAAATGTTTGTGATGGATGCTGTGGCACTGGCCAATTTCAAGGCTAAAGCAAAGCTGTTCTTGCAGCAACGCTTTGAAAAAAAGTCCTTTCCCACATTTAAAGAGTTCAGGTCCTACTTTCCTCTTACGCCTCGCTCCACCTACTACATGTGGAAAAGGGCTCTGCATCATGGGGTACCATTAGTTCATGCctga
- the LOC127416462 gene encoding vertnin-like isoform X1, with amino-acid sequence MLISFFICFILYYFLFAIGMIQREEVVLSFLGELQEATECGGLDVLTKLAVEVEQVLAPFHLPTALCTEISSWLGIDSVAHRLYPADAPAGLLPLVCKGEGNLLFDAASMLLVGSTSLSLELQVRTVVEMLLWKQYYLCGMIDSKVMLQAARFSLCAEETQDMLNLSIQVLEAIFDADVKASCFPGSFANMWHVYALASVLQCNVYSVYPMYNLKIRPYFNRLIRPRTWLKDTEPLTLHIMWSGELEAGSVFKPHNFVALIHASDIKIGSPNSEPRMPPVMSQELLSQDSQMTYSNLKDKFNITKSTFYRWKKQSIEYHKKSVARYEAKHFFLTSYKQGNVIPLSQFKELFPEIPRSTYYAWKQELVSTWSNSGSSAGELSPGDSTEQDYWSSPEVKKTPSHGSFASMLAFRCEKWEGERAQNVSLMQEAKKSLQNCIVRKTSFPYRIFKRRFPGISRSTYYNWRREAMLFNPLKELSSPEESSDADKTQSPRSLLSPKLEWRKLTSRVRISRHKQKSLRLAYLQKKTLREEAKMHVQRISFIKFKLKFPLVSSLFYWLWRHSWNRKIEKPIMKSETEKFQGQAVSQNVTEKISQGMFSFDENIDCLTGQTVTLPEFTLPEYSLPDKSRNEQMFVMDAVALANFKAKAKLFLQQRFEKKSFPTFKEFRSYFPLTPRSTYYMWKRALHHGVPLVHA; translated from the coding sequence ATGCTAATCAGttttttcatctgttttatcctttattattttttatttgctatAGGCATGATTCAGAGGGAAGAGGTGGTGCTCTCATTCTTGGGGGAGCTGCAGGAGGCCACAGAATGTGGTGGCCTTGATGTCCTCACTAAACTTGCTGTGGAGGTGGAGCAGGTCCTAGCTCCTTTCCATCTTCCAACAGCACTCTGCACTGAGATCTCCTCATGGCTGGGCATTGACTCTGTAGCTCACAGACTGTATCCAGCAGATGCACCAGCTGGTTTACTTCCTCTAGTTTGCAAAGGAGAGGGGAACCTGCTGTTTGATGCTGCTAGCATGCTTCTGGTGGGCTCTACCAGCCTGAGCTTGGAGCTGCAAGTCAGGACTGTGGTGGAGATGCTGCTTTGGAAGCAATACTACCTATGTGGTATGATCGACTCAAAGGTGATGCTGCAGGCAGCCAGGTTTTCCCTCTGTGCAGAGGAAACTCAGGATATGCTTAATCTTTCAATTCAGGTGCTGGAGGCTATCTTTGATGCAGATGTCAAGGCCTCCTGTTTTCCAGGCTCATTCGCGAACATGTGGCATGTGTATGCTCTGGCTTCTGTACTGCAGTGCAACGTTTATTCTGTTTATCCCATGTACAATTTAAAGATTCGGCCCTATTTCAATCGACTCATTCGGCCGAGGACATGGTTGAAAGACACTGAGCCCTTGACCCTTCACATCATGTGGTCAGGTGAACTGGAGGCAGGCTCTGTTTTTAAACCCCACAACTTTGTGGCCTTGATTCACGCAAGTGACATCAAAATTGGAAGTCCCAACAGTGAGCCGCGAATGCCCCCTGTTATGTCCCAGGAGCTTCTAAGTCAGGATTctcaaatgacttactccaaccTTAAAGACAAATTCAACATCACAAAGAGCACCTTTTACCGGTGGAAGAAGCAAAGCATTGAGTACCACAAAAAGTCAGTGGCCAGGTATGAGGCCAAACATTTTTTCTTGACCTCCTACAAGCAAGGGAATGTCATTCCCCTCAGCCAGTTTAAAGAGCTTTTCCCAGAAATTCCAAGATCCACATACTATGCATGGAAACAAGAGCTTGTGTCCACTTGGAGCAACTCGGGCAGCTCTGCAGGGGAGCTGAGTCCTGGCGACAGCACTGAGCAGGACTACTGGTCCTCACCAGAGGTCAAGAAAACACCCAGCCACGGGAGCTTTGCCAGTATGTTGGCATTTAGATGTGAGAAATGGGAAGGTGAACGGGCTCAAAATGTGTCCTTAATGCAAGAGGCCAAGAAGAGCCTGCAGAACTGCATTGTTAGAAAAACCTCCTTCCCTTATAGAATTTTTAAAAGAAGGTTTCCTGGCATCTCCAGATCCACATACTACAACTGGAGGAGGGAAGCTATGTTGTTCAATCCCTTAAAAGAGCTCTCCTCTCCGGAGGAAAGCTCAGATGCTGATAAAACCCAGAGTCCAAGAAGTCTGCTGTCTCCTAAGTTAGAGTGGCGGAAATTGACATCTAGAGTGAGGATCTCCAGGCACAAGCAAAAAAGCCTGAGGCTGGCTTACCTCCAGAAGAAAACATTACGAGAAGAGGCCAAAATGCATGTTCAGAGAATATCCTTTATCAAATTCAAACTCAAGTTCCCTTTGGTTTCCTCTTTGTTCTACTGGCTTTGGAGACATTCTTGGAACAGGAAAATTGAGAAGCCAATCATGAAGTCTGAGACGGAGAAATTTCAAGGCCAGgctgtctcacaaaatgttacTGAAAAGATAAGTCAAGGAATGTTttcttttgatgaaaacataGACTGCCTGACTGGACAGACAGTTACCCTGCCTGAATTCACACTGCCTGAATACTCTCTGCCAGACAAGTCCAGGAATGAACAAATGTTTGTGATGGATGCTGTGGCACTGGCCAATTTCAAGGCTAAAGCAAAGCTGTTCTTGCAGCAACGCTTTGAAAAAAAGTCCTTTCCCACATTTAAAGAGTTCAGGTCCTACTTTCCTCTTACGCCTCGCTCCACCTACTACATGTGGAAAAGGGCTCTGCATCATGGGGTACCATTAGTTCATGCctga